In Misgurnus anguillicaudatus chromosome 14, ASM2758022v2, whole genome shotgun sequence, the genomic window aaatgtCCAACTCATATAAAGGATCTTCTGCTAAGCTTTCCTTGTTTTGATCAAACAACTGAAATTTTTTGCATTTCGAAAAATGAAAAGCCAAAGCATGTTCAAAAATAGTTTCACTAtcctttaaaacttttttataattatgataaattaatcCATCACTGAActatttaaatattcataagtGTTCATATTCATGTTAACtaaaatatactttttgttaaaacatttaaattttacaAAGTGTAAAGCTGTTTTGCAATAATGTGTATTGTAAAAAGAACTACAAATACACTGACTGAGGCATGAAAGGACAGTGATTTAACCACaagatgtgttttttattaccctttaaattgcgcaaattgacaaTGCGAATTGAAAATACGGTCAATGAAAACACATCAATTTTCGCTCGCATGAGTtgtttttttcaggcaaattggaAAAGGTGTAtttcgcaaaactgcaatgggAACAGTTTACTTCACATTATTCTTTGCCAATAATGTTTGAAAAATATctctcttttgatttaaaataatgtacttttACCTCcgaaaaacatttacatgttgaTGCCTCGAAGTATAAGGGGCTTtccttggcattaatgtttggaCAATACTCTTGCGTCTCCTTAAATAATGAATAGtgtgatattagtaaacctaccaacatcagtcgatgtgatgtttggaatgacttaaggcaaaaagaagaaaaaactaCCTTTCAGACACATATTCTCAGTTAACACCATCATTTCGCAAGTcttttgtcaacattttgaaAATAGCACATAGGTTTTCCGCAAATCTGCAATGTAAATGCAGCTGTAGTTAATGTTTCCTGTTAAGAAGCGGGATCCATATAAGAACGTGTAGTTAAAGTGATAGTTtagcaaaaaattaaaatgacctcttcatttacttaccctccaGCCATTCGAGATACACAATTtgtaaatatggatatttttcttacaaaaatcGCATTGATTTCCCTCAcaaggcctttattaacccctggagctgtgtggattacttctgtaaagaatggatgcactttttgtgCTTAAAAGTCATGGACCCCATTTTCAACCAtaataaagcttggaagagccagGACATTCACTAAAATAACTCAAATCATGTTTGTCTAAAAGATGAttgacatatgcatctcggatggCTTGAGGTTGAGTACATCATGGGGTAATTCTCATTTTACCTGCATTAAAACAGTAACAGCAACTTATTTGTTAGCATGACGGGAAGCAAAGGAAAACTTCCCTATGTCATGTGACAATTCACCATAAAGAGCACAAACAACAGAAGAATCAGTCAGAACACAGAAGATGGATCACGCATGACTATTATATCAATCATTTGTTTGCTCGGCGGTTCATTCATTCATCATTTAATCCATCAGTGTGAATGAGTGAATTTAGACAGCAGTAGACactactgtgctttgtgtgtgaTGTTAAAGTCATGTCAGAAGATCCTGACTGATGTAAATACGTTGATCAGGCCAGGCAGTTCGGGTTTACAAACATAAGATCAGGTTACAAACCACATACAGATGTggatttgtgtgtttttagcTGTTCAGATTACAAACGGGTAAACAATGAGAGTCCGGTACGTCAGTTAAATCCTATTCAAATCACATTCCAGGAAATCTGTTTCAGTCTGACAGCTCCGATTGGATTGTGTGTAGCTTTGTTGCTCATGTCACGTTCTTATGACACCACGTAAAACAAACACATCATAGATATCCTGCTCCACACACCCATCATATGTATTGGTCCAATGTCACGCTGTAAGACAACACAGCAAAGCCAtccatgttgttgtttttttggcaTAGACATCACAACTGTACTGCCATAGAAATGCAGATATTCTggaaatgcaaatattgcagaaaataaaaatctcttaatgtgtaatttaatgttggggcgcaCATCTTGACTGTACGTCGATGAGCACAGTTgttgttatgttgagattggtctgttttccaacgttttttttttgcatgcacaaggtttacataagaaggagaaAACAActgtgtttgaggctcatgatatgtcattaccatgtacagaactcttgttattcatctatgcctacataaatacagttttacattctacgccACATTTAAATGCTGGTTCAAACCCTGTTTTTGGAGAAACCAGGAACACATTTTGGATTTGACGTATCTTCATGTCTGGAGAAATAGTCTTCAACACcatagattattttttccaTATTTCACCCCCATATTTGGTAGCTCCACTACTGAATGCttacaatagtccctttcacacatacagtctttactggtaatttactggtaaattgcagttaacagatcatgtgtgaacagaacctttccggtaaatcagtgctcccaatttaccagtaagacaggttgtaagattaccagtaatttaccggtaagcgctgtgtgtgaacgaaaattataggattacaggcatttagaacggacgacttcagaccgtgctgacagcttcgggccaatcatagcattttaatacagatgacgcgtttacccccgcactgtttactgacgtttccacacacacgctgcttgaaagttgagcacacctgcaGTTTACGTCCagatttcttcaccaaagttgatAAAAACAGCtgaccgccgaattgccgacgtccttagcacgccctctgtgaagcctaaagtgcaaacagtactgttgttaaaaGCGCATTTTcagtttgacgtcgtctcattctatgttgtttggtcatgagcaacttcgcgactgtttaccacagacgtgaaaacaacaaaatacggaccgtggatatgaccgacgtggattgtttacaaatacaacactgagctcgccgcgtgctacaggtacttccgctttctcaacgaatttaccggtattttgatactgatgtgtgaatgatgtcttactggtaaaataacggaacgccactgcgtgtgtgaacagcacatttttgtatttactggtaaattcattctggtaaattcatggtcatttaccagaattactgtgtgaaagaggctaataaCCTGTTAACCCTTTTACGCCAAGGATACAgcatgaaaaaaacaaaaactaacATCTAGTATCTCCTTCAGAACCCTCCCAGCTCAACAGAGTTGCGTTTCTGGCCCGAGGAGAACTGCTTTGTCAGCAAAGCTATACGTCTAAAAAACACATCAGGGAGTCACACCCTCGGTTAAGTTTCCTAAACATGAGCTTTCACCGAGTATAGCTGCAAGCATTTAGTGTCATTTCAGCAAAGATCAAAGTAACAAATCATTGACACCAGTTTAGCTATAAAACCTCCTCGAATCTGAAAAGACATATGAAACACGCATATCAAatgtattataaataatatCAACGTGAGCCGTCAAATACGATGCTAGATCTCTCACCTCCAGTCGGCCCTGTTGAGGCTTGTACACCACCTGTGGGCACTCTTGAAGAATATTGTTATATATCTTCCGAAAATGTGGTGTGTTTTCCTTTACGATGTTGGAGATCTTGGATCTATCCTCACCGATCACCATTCTGAAATCCCCTAAAGGTAGAAATGCATTATATTTAAGTTTAGCATTGACTCACTATTAAGAGAAGATTGAGCAGCTGTAAACAAACAGGTTTGGTTTCAGTTCAACTATAACTTATGCACATCTTTAAATATCAGTGATTATAGGAATGTTGCAAACAAATTTGGCTTCATTCACCAGAGTAGGACAGTCCTGCAATCTGGAGAAAAAGATCTTCTTCTGAAAAGCTTTCAGGCAGCATCAGGAAAGAAGCGGTCACGGCACTTTTTAGGTTTCTCTCGAGGGCAGTCCGAAGTTTGCCACTGTCATTCTGGAGCAGAATGTtgacctaaaaaaaaaacatattaatgggtTGGTGAACCAGCTGTTTTGGAAGActtgattgtgtttatgggGTGCATGGGGTACtgtataggtactcaagatcaAAATAAGATGAGCAGAAACAACTTTAAAAACgtaaatatatagatataaaatattttaaaatagatataaaaaattattattttttttatgtgttttatttcaCATAAAACACTTTTGTTAAGTTGACATGTCCCTTGATACGCCatataaaagtattttaaacctctaattttgtcttttttacgtaatttttaattcatattcatgCCATTTTTATGAACTGATAATTGAGAGCCCACACAGAGTCTGGTGAAAGGTGAGAAAGTGATTATAAAAAGTGCAAAACTAACAAGTAATGGTAATAACCCGTTACAAGACCTAAAATatatactttcacacatttaaatcaAGAAAAACTCCTTAACCCTCATAAGACCatattttcctgtatacgttatagttccttgggggtaaaaatgaccccggAGATTAAAAGAgtaattacaaaaatatatacattttaatgatacaaataatatatcattttttgtttacttcccatttatacattaatgctgtgttttgggagatatgaagtacttttgtacatgtttaccactcaattcctcaactacaccattagcttgcctgaaaaatatcacatttttatgaaaacttcacataaattatgatctaaatttgattgaAATTGTTTtaagatattgatctagatgttatgtgttgaattaggccatttggtgtttagaaaaaacagttttatggttacagtttaggaaataaaccAGCAGAGGctcatagagacccattcattttactgtgTGTGGCCAACTGCGCAACATCAATAaatgttttgtacatttatgtttatataaacattagaaagcacattaaaaataaatattatttcaaatagtataattttttgtagtttttgatgcattttgaaatgtctgtttttacaaaatgccacagaaatttggctgaatgtaagtgtgtgtgtgtgtgtgtgtgtgtgtgtgtgtgtgtgtgtgtgtgtgtgtgtgtgtgtgtgtgtgtgtgtgtattttacatctttgttttgcatctgtggctgtttttttgccaaattctataagaaatgctctctgtggcagtcatacctttgtgtgtttgtgtgtgtctgtttgtttgtgcgtgtgattgagcatgtattttctatgtaacatttgtgctctagtaccaggcctacctttctgtgttgaaattttcagatttattctggatgcattgattttttttgacaaataaaaagaaaaaaaaaacattttttttttttttgcatttcccattgaTTTCAATTGGGgacatttttacccccaaagggACTAATTACCTGATTTTTTTTAGACTGActgaatcaagcccagtttttttatatgaatcttgacagataatctggaaaagtcacaaaatcttattccactgtgATGAAGGGAACTATGTTTctaaactaaagaaaagtggcttgggggtagAATTGACCCCAAGGGTCTTATTAGGGTTAAATCATAACTCTTTTAATTTGGAAACCTTTTGAAACAACTTATTCTTACGTTTATAAATggatatgtatgtatatatgtgtatgttcAATAGAAATGAATGCAGGTGAAACGTGTGCTATTGCCTCTgattataaaatacaaaaatatgaatgacaacaaaacaaacatttgtttttgcaattttacAGGTACACTTGTTTAAAGAGTGCCATCTATTGGTTGCTATTTACAACTGCATGTCTGAAAGGAGCCACTGATATCTAGGAGCTTGGGTGAAATACTCACAGGTTTGTGTAATCTGCCTGCCACATACAGGGTTCTCCAGTGGAGTAAATCATCAATTAATGTATCTGTACTGATCACACCATACTTTATAACCTGCAAAGACAAAAGATTGCAAAATGTACACATCTTAGGAATAaccaatataaaaaaacatttggttgCTGCTCAATATAAGATATTTGTCTCCAAAACTAAAACTCAATGAACTCTAGTTACCAGCTATGATGCAAAAAAATGAATCATGAGAAGGGCTTCTTTCTCATGAGAAGATTGAAGCTCTACTGTAAACATTTATAACCCGCTCATCAGTTGGTACAAGTGTGTTGAAGTAGACTCCTGCTCCATAGTCATTCTGGATGATGCTGATCTGTTTAGGGCCCAGATATTTGAGAAGAGAGTAATGCTTTCTGTTGTCAATGAGATTCATGGTGTGCCACGTGACCGGATCATCCACAGCAAATATAAAGTCCAGCATGTTCTTCTAAAACAAAGAAAAGTAAAATACTAATCATTTAATCATGACATTCAATGCAACCCATGACAATACAGAACACACTTCCTTGTCACACATACACCTGATGATTAGCTTACTATGGTAATACTGGAGTAACACTAACTGTGCTGCCGAGTAgttcatatatttattatttcattaaGCAGTCTCATGTCATCGTTCTAAACATGTATATTATAGTATCTAAATAGACATGAGGGTCTATTAAAAGGTTTTATTGATGCATGTCTTTTGCATGAGTATTATTTATTGATCTTTTAAACGTtatgttaatttatttatgtacaCCATTACAGCTACCATCATGGTGAGAATAAACTACTGAACATCACACAATAAGTAAAATACTGCATGATTGAGACTTTTAAGGTGAATTAAAGTAGCATAATTTGGTAGAGGTAATGACGTCATCATCTGATGTGATGCGTTTATGTTTCTTACCCCCATTTGACCTTGCGAGGTTCCAGTCTGTCTGAAGACCGCAGATCCATAAGCAAAAGCTAAACTGATGTCCTGTGGAAAGAGACTGAGGATCCTCCTGTAAAAAACACTGCTGCTATGTAACGCTGGAAGAGTCATgattataaaaacaacaacatgtgTACTTGTGTTTAACAGCGGCGCGTCGATGTCTTTATATTCCTGTCACAGCTGTTCCGGCAAGACGTCATATTCTGCGTAAAAGCATATAAATTATGCGTTAAACGAACATGTTTACAGTTTATGTGGTTCAACTAATTGGTTATCTACAGTGTAGTATTTTTAAGATCATCTTATTTCTTGCAGCTAGCTAGTTTAAAATGAccacttcttcttctttggggTTTTACGGCAGCTGGCATCCAAATTGTTGCATTACTGCCACCTTCTGTTCTAACTTTGTATTACACTGTATTCTCTAATCCAGCCTTTTACAAGTAGAGGTAACTGCAGACTGGAGCAATGGGCGTGGCAAGAGGTCGGAAAGAAATGGGGCGTGCCACGAGGAATGAGGCGTGCCGTAAGGTCTTTTCAATTGGACGCGAAAAGCTTCCTGATCCGCATAAAAGCGAACCATAAACTTAATCACTATATATTATGTTGCTTGCTgatgtatgtatataaacaaTTTTATCGTAACACACAGAGCAACACTCACACGCTGTTTGCTGATTCACTCACTTCTTTTACTGCTTTATTCAGTACAGAACTCACTCTAATATAGAACACTGTTGCCCCCTAATGGCAACTCTTCATATAGCACAACATTTAGCTGCATATATAACACCATACAAAACACATTTCTTTCACTGttaaaataacaataatgaTATTGAGAATCCATTCAAAAGTACGTTACCTTCGACACCTTCTGTATATCGCGGGTTAcatgacgtcatcaccaccgcAACTTTTTTAGGatcaatcattaaaaacattcataatgtttgtgataaatgcagtttttgtaaaacatcacttaaagatattaaatatttatttttgtattgtccCTTTTCTGTTTCATTTTGAACTGACTTTAAAATAGGTATTCCTAAAATAGAAATTCCCAGTATTAGAATTTAGAACGACATTTTACTTTGTTTCCAAAACCCATATTTTTCtggaaataattatataattaaattattttgtcgACGTTTTATATGcataatacacaaataaaagaaACCCTCCTATATTAACTTTTATAAGACCTCGCATTATACTTGGAAACCCTTTCAAACATGAgattacaaaacaaaaagtttttgaaaatatctaTAACTACTTTGAttcataaacttttatttttgtattcatttgtatttttcatGTTATACTTGTTATTCTCCGATTTACACATTTTGAGCTGTATTTACAATGCGTTGTATTCATCATTTATTATTGCATTATACTTGAAATTTCTGTATTTgaactaaataataaaataaaaaacaattaaaaaacaaattattattttaaagataaaaatttATCTAAAagtaatgttattttaataaaaatagtaCAGTAAATTTTTGGCTGTATAAAGGCATATACGTGTTTGATCAAACACTCACCATATAATTATTAAATGAAGTAAAAACGGTctaataaacttattttaagtGACATTAATCAATTTAGCAAAACAAACACCATTTTAtccaaaaaacatttattcagtcatttttacaatatttttttgaaacGACAATTGAAGTTGTCATCAAAGGCTTGTGTTCTTGTGTTCAAAACTCATTCCTTCGAACAGAAGCCATCAAACTCTCGATCCTAACGCACAGTGACCCCATTCATGGCGTACCGCGCGAAATCTGTGGCTTTGCAAATGGCTTTGTATCTTGCGATATTCACAAGGTCTAACAACACTGAGAGCACAGAAGGGACATCGACATAAATCGCCGACTCGGATGTCTTCGATGCAAATGCAGTCATTAATTTTTCTCACTGTAACATGTATCTGTCAACAACAATTAAATAATCCCCGAAGCTGAAAAGACGTCAAGCAAAGAGACCATCAAATTATATCGCACATGTATTATATCAATGTTCTTCTTTCCTTCAAAAGAAAATTACGATTTCTTTTTAGCTAAAGGAAATGACGTATAACTATGGTTACGGCTGATTGGCCAACGCAGTTGCCAGGAAAAAACTCCTTTGACCAATGAGAAACCTCTTACAACGCCCCTACCTCCTGCCACCCCCCTACCTCCTGCCACGCCCATTGCTCCAAGCTGCAGCTACCCCTGTCTCGCCTTTTAAGCCTACAGTTTTGacagatttttaaaaactttttacaattttccAAAACAATTTTCAACAGTTAGCACTACACCCATCTGTGTAAGCTATACTATTAACACATTTCTTGttgctttaacacaaaatgcatacaattaacacaaatttaaaatacTTCTTTTACACACAAACTCAGACCAAAGatgtcaaatttacaaatgctttcacacaccATGTTAAAACATATAACATCATGTGCTTACAGACTTAAATGAACAGCTGTACATATGATGAACTGAAACACATATATATCCTGTATTATGTTTCCTGGGAAAGAAAAAAGCTGTCTGAGtctatgcaaatatataaatcacagctgaGGAAACACACTCAGGTTCCTTTAATTGCAGGACCACATGATATACAATACAGTAAAAGAGGACCTCTTTAGGTCGATCTTGTGAGGAAAAGGAACAATATGAGCAACACAAAAAAGTAAGATAAATGCCTGCATGAGTCAGTGGAAGACCACCAGGACAGGGAGAGGTTTTCCTGATACTTTCCTAGTACTTACTGTACTGCTTTGTCCCTTCTCTGCACAttcaaaaatactttttacatttgtcaTATTCTGCAACTGAGACAGCATTTCAttactttttataaaataaatgtcctACAGATAATATTCCCAATCGTCTCATGTTCATGGTGCACAATCCTGTTGGGTTTGTTCCCATGATAAGAAGAGTACTGTTTAGGTTTCTATGTCCCATTCTTAATCTTCTTAAAATTCCCTTATGTCTTGTAACACCCACTATGTTTTGTATTGAATAAAAGTGCCTTCTCTTTGTTTCATTGCGCCAGTGCTGCTGCCatttttgcattatttcatTCACACTATGCTCTTCTCCTTTGATTTGGGTAAATGAATATTAATTTCAACATTCTCCTTTTTAGCTGCCTTTCCTGCATGAATGCAATATTCTTCCTCTTCCTAACTGCTGCTGTATAAATgtcataaataaaatatataaataaaatatataatatatatctttataataaaatataaagcaGGCCCTTATGATTTCAAACTGGGTCCTTTTGAATGATATGCATGTATGCGTGTGTCATGTAACTCATTTCTTTAATTATCATCagaaaatatgcaaatattGTCACTGAAATGTCCTAACAACTGTGTATtaacaatttgaaaaaaaatctttattaataataaaaaaaaatttgaacaaAATTGTTGTAGTTCTTTTCTTCTGGATGGCAAGAAGGTGAAAAGGTGATAATGAGGTTAaattcagttttaattttaGCCACTAGAGGCACTAAAGGATTGAGAAATACTCTGAAatagtgatgggcagtccggctctttccattgattcggctctttcggctcaagcgctggctctacattttagtgatggcagtccggctcttttcatagattcagctcttctggctcggctcccttagaagagccggctgccctgcatgcgtctgaagattcggctctgctcgttcgctacaaagaatcagctcttagagccgctcgttcgcgaacgacccatcactactCTGAAAACAAGtgctgaaatgaaaaaaaagggCTGAAATGAAGCCTGAAGTCATAACAAACCTAATACCAGCATTTATTCACAATGATTCATGGTTGTAAATATAGCCAGAAGCTGGTTTGAGTCAATCTTTCTTCAGACTTGACTGAAACAGATCTGAATCTGAATTCATTTATACAATTGTGCCCATTTTGTACacagaaaatgtaaaacatcTGTTACGTGCTGGCTGTTTCTGttttaatcagaaaaaaacgaCATCACAGAAAATTGCAATCTTCAAGTAATAGCACATGCGCATTAGAACAACACTCAACtggtatttattaaaaaaaaataaaagttttatatgACATGAAGCTAAATTAAATGAGATACAGAACCATTAGTTTGGAAAAAGGCATAACTACATGGTAATATGGCAAAAATAACTACATTATCATGGTAAAGATATAGTGACAGTACTGTTTCATAATAACTCCAATGTGACACCTTATTAAAATAGAAGAGTGGCCCTTGAGAGATCCTATGCTTTCCAAAGGTAAGTATCTCTGATATGGTGATTTTGTGATATAGTTAAATATCCCAAAACAGGGCTGCACGATTCTTGCTCAAATGTGAATCACGATTTCTCTCCATGGGAAATGAGATCACGATTCTCTCACACGATTCTCATTATGTCAACATTTATTGCACTCAAGTAAAAAGTTTGCTAGGATTTTCAGGTAAAATAAAGTGTCTTAAATGTCTCCTTATTGCTGAAAAAGTGAATACTGGTTTTGATAGAAAGGTCTAGTGGGGTCCATCCATGCCTCGACGGGTCAGGGCTGTTTTGGTGGTGAAAGGAGGACCTACAAaatattaggcaggtggtcataatgttatAGTATTAATACCTTAatgcacaaaaaaataacacatgaaATCCCAGTATCATGCATGGTTGTCTGTGCTCTTACAGTCTCTGGTGTTCTCTGATCGATTTTCTCATGTTCAACTCAATGAGAATGAAGTCTAATTCGAGGGGAAATTGCTTGCTGCAGTCCGTGATAACAGTGCAAAGACTGCTGATTGTTCCCTCAGAGAAGCATCTGGACCCGAGCTCTTTTCTCGAGCACCACAATACCCGACACAATCTCACACTTTACAGGCAGTTGCCATGGAGATGCGTTCATTGCTTATTTCAGCCTTTTCTGTTTTAAAGCTTCCTGTGAGAGCGAAACAAGAACTGTCACATCTCACTTTGCGTGCGTCCCTCATATCATTTAGGATAGATACAATGGGCTTACA contains:
- the tamm41 gene encoding phosphatidate cytidylyltransferase, mitochondrial, which produces MTLPALHSSSVFYRRILSLFPQDISLAFAYGSAVFRQTGTSQGQMGKNMLDFIFAVDDPVTWHTMNLIDNRKHYSLLKYLGPKQISIIQNDYGAGVYFNTLVPTDERVIKYGVISTDTLIDDLLHWRTLYVAGRLHKPVNILLQNDSGKLRTALERNLKSAVTASFLMLPESFSEEDLFLQIAGLSYSGDFRMVIGEDRSKISNIVKENTPHFRKIYNNILQECPQVVYKPQQGRLEVDKSPEGQFTQLMALPRTLQQQITRLVDPPGKNRDVEEILLQVAQDPDCGSVVQQGISSIVKTSSITQSAKGIATAGLVKTMVYSVKKLRKMWKGWRRKPL